Proteins co-encoded in one Populus trichocarpa isolate Nisqually-1 chromosome 10, P.trichocarpa_v4.1, whole genome shotgun sequence genomic window:
- the LOC7459030 gene encoding sugar transport protein 13 — protein MPVGGLAPAKAGGVEFEAKITPIVILSCIMAATGGLMFGYDVGVSGGVTSMPDFLEKFFPDVYGKTQDPNLNSNYCKYDNQNLQMFTSSLYLAGLVATFFASWTTRNLGRKPTMLIAGCFFLVGVVINAAAQDLAMLIIGRVLLGCGVGFANQAVPLFLSEIAPTRIRGGLNILFQLNVTIGILFANLVNYGTAKIKGGWGWRLSLGLAGFPALLLTAGALLVLETPNSLIERGRLDEGKTVLRKIRGTDKIEPEFLELVEASRVAKEVKHPFRNLLKRRNWPQLAITIALQIFQQFTGINAIMFYAPVLFDTVGFGSDASLYSAVIIGAVNVLSTCVSIYSVDKIGRRMLLLEAGVQMFFSQVVIAILLGIKVKDNSNDLHRGFAVLVVLMVCTFVSAFAWSWGPLGWLIPSETFPLETRSAGQSVTVCVNLIFTFVMAQSFLSMLCTLKFGIFLFFSSWVLIMSIFVVFLLPETKNIPIEEMTERVWKKHWFWKRFMDNNEEVAATGTNGDHSPKKGHSNGLDPASQL, from the exons ATGCCTGTCGGAGGGTTAGCGCCGGCGAAGGCCGGAGGAGTGGAGTTTGAGGCGAAGATAACTCCGATCGTCATCCTTTCTTGCATAATGGCTGCCACTGGTGGCCTCATGTTTGGCTATGACGTTGGGGTTTCAG gTGGTGTTACATCAATGCCCGATTTCTTGGAAAAATTCTTCCCAGACGTTTATGGGAAAACCCAGGATCCCAATCTTAACAGCAATTACTGCAAGTACGATAATCAGAACTTGCAAATGTTCACATCATCGCTTTACTTGGCTGGCTTGGTAGCAACTTTCTTTGCATCATGGACTACTAGAAACCTAGGCAGGAAGCCAACCATGTTGATTGCTGGGTGTTTCTTTTTAGTTGGTGTGGTGATTAATGCTGCTGCTCAAGACCTTGCCATGCTCATTATTGGCAGGGTTTTACTTGGATGTGGAGTTGGTTTTGCTAATCAG GCTGTGCCATTATTTTTATCTGAGATAGCACCTACAAGAATTCGTGGAGGATTAAACATACTCTTCCAGCTTAATGTGACCATTGGCATTCTCTTCGCTAACCTTGTCAATTATGGGACTGCAAA AATCAAAGGAGGATGGGGTTGGAGACTCTCATTGGGCTTGGCTGGTTTTCCGGCACTTCTCTTAACCGCAGGGGCTCTCCTGGTGTTAGAAACCCCTAACAGCCTCATTGAGCGTGGTCGCCTGGATGAAGGAAAAACTGTGCTTAGAAAGATTCGTGGTACAGATAAGATTGAACCAGAGTTCTTGGAGCTCGTTGAAGCAAGCCGAGTGGCAAAAGAAGTAAAACATCCTTTCAGAAATCTCCTCAAGAGGAGGAATTGGCCCCAACTAGCTATAACAATAGCCTTGCAG ATCTTCCAGCAATTCACAGGAATCAATGCAATCATGTTTTATGCACCGGTTCTATTTGACACCGTGGGATTCGGCAGTGATGCTTCCCTTTATTCAGCTGTTATAATTGGGGCTGTCAACGTTCTTTCCACCTGTGTATCCATCTACTCAGTGGACAAAATAGGTCGCAGGATGCTCTTATTGGAAGCTGGTGTCCAAATGTTCTTCTCTCAAGTGGTAATAGCAATACTACTGGGAATTAAGGTTAAAGACAACTCTAATGACCTTCATCGTGGTTTCGCAGTTCTAGTAGTTTTGATGGTGTGCACATTTGTCTCTGCCTTTGCATGGTCTTGGGGGCCTCTAGGATGGCTAATCCCCAGTGAAACTTTTCCATTGGAGACTCGCTCAGCTGGTCAAAGCGTCACTGTCTGTGTCAACTTGATCTTCACTTTTGTTATGGCACAGTCCTTCCTCTCCATGCTCTGCACTTTGAAGTTTggcatcttcttgttcttctctaGCTGGGTGCTCATCATGTCAATATTTGTGGTATTTCTGCTGCCGGAGACGAAGAATATACCTATTGAAGAGATGACTGAGAGAGTGTGGAAGAAACATTGGTTCTGGAAGAGATTTATGGACAACAATGAGGAGGTAGCAGCAACTGGAACTAATGGTGACCACTCACCGAAAAAGGGGCATTCTAATGGACTTGATCCTGCTTCCCAGTTGTAA
- the LOC7474219 gene encoding mavicyanin — MALVMRAVALLTVMTLMLELIHAAVYKVGDSAGWTASGNIDYKQWSATKTFQVGDVILFEYNAQFHNVMRVTHAMYKACNTSAPMATYTTGNDSITIKTRRHHFFFCGVPGHCQAGQKVDINVLRSDERAQTPASSSMSSPPVPSAKVAGPASSNALSLKALRSPFGSFGLAMAVLATFFYINLA; from the exons ATGGCTTTGGTGATGAGGGCCGTGGCTCTGCTGACAGTAATGACATTAATGCTGGAGTTGATCCATGCAGCGGTGTACAAGGTTGGGGACTCTGCTGGTTGGACCGCTAGcggtaacattgactacaaacAATGGTCTGCTACCAAGACATTTCAAGTTGGTGACGTAATCC TTTTCGAATACAATGCTCAATTTCACAATGTGATGCGAGTTACACATGCAATGTACAAAGCATGCAATACCTCTGCCCCTATGGCAACCTACACCACCGGCAATGATTCAATCACTATCAAGACTCGTCGTCACCATTTCTTTTTCTGTGGTGTCCCTGGCCATTGCCAAGCTGGACAGAAAGTTGACATTAATGTGCTACGGAGCGATGAAAGGGCACAAACTCCTGCATCTTCTTCAATGTCCTCCCCGCCAGTTCCTTCTGCCAAAGTAGCCGGGCCGGCCTCAAGTAATGCCTTGTCATTGAAGGCTTTGAGAAGTCCTTTTGGTAGCTTTGGTTTGGCAATGGCTGTTTTGGCAacgtttttttatatcaatcttGCTTAA